Part of the Bacillus andreraoultii genome is shown below.
CACATTGAATTAATGGAACACGAAAGGTCTGTATCCAAGCCAGCAATAACTCCTTTTGACGTTGCAGAGTTAATAGAATGTCGGGTGGATAAGTATAGTACAGTTGTCATAAAACAGAATCATTATTCTGTGCCAGAAGGACATGTTGGGAAATTTATTAAAGCAAAAGTAGGAGCTGAAAAAATCAAACTATTTATCGATGGGGAGCTTGTAGCAGAACACAAACGGAATTGGGGCTTACATCAGTGGGAAATGAATATTTATCACTATCTAAAAACCTTTGAAAAGAAAAAAGGTGCCATAGCTCAAAGTGAATGTTTGAAGCAGGCACCGGATGAAATTAAAATGATATACACCAATTATTATACAGGAAATGAAAAAGACTTCATAGAGTTACTTTTATATATTCAAGAAAAAGATAATTTAGGGCAAGTGTTAGAAGCTATTGAGAAACTAAATAATATTCGCTTTGGTTTTGTCACTACAGAAAGAATACAATTCATCTGTGAGCAAACCAATACTGACAAGTTAACTGATGAGAACAAGGACGACATCATGAAACAGTCAGAAAGAAATCTAAAAGCCTACGCAGATATGTTTGATCAATCTGAAGAAGGAGATATCTTATATGGATAAAAGGCAAGAGATTATTGAGCTGTGTAAGGAATTGCGTTTGCCTAGTATTCGAAGGATGGTCAATGATGAAAGTAATTTCAAAAAACCGGATGAGGCATTTGAAGTGTTACTTCAGGTGCTTCATCAAGAACATAGCGACCGACTGATACGGTCGAAACAGAATCGAATACGTACAGCCAATTTCCCACAGAAAAAATTATTGGAAGAATTAGTTGAAAGTTCTTTACCTGATCAGGCCCGACAAAAGTTACCTTATTTAAAAACGTTAAAGTTTATTGAAGAAGGACAAAATGTGATTTTTACAGGTTCACCCGGTACGGGGAAGTCGCACATTTCTATAGCACTCGGTATAGAAGCCTGTTTAGCTGGATATAAAGTCTTCTTTGCGACAGTACCATCTCTAATTAATCAACTTAAAGAATACAAATCTGAAAGAACTCTTCGCTCATTTGAATTGAAATTTGAAAGATATGATTTAGTAATCATTGATGAACTTGGATATATCTCATTTGATAAAGAAGGAGCAGAACTATTATTTACGCATTTATCATTACGTGCAGGGAGAAAGTCTACAATCATTACAAGCAATTTACCATTTTTAAAATGGCAAGAAATCTTTCATGATCCAGTTTTAACAGCTGCCTTAACGGATCGGCTTACACATAAGTCACATGTTATTAATATGAATGGGCCATCTTTTAGAATGAAAGAAACAAAGGCTTGGATGAATTTAAATAAATTCGAGGTGGCTCAAAATTAAATTGCGAAATGGCTCACTTTTCACTTGCGAAATACATGGTAAAAAACAACAACAGTGGACCTCAGCTTATAGTGCTGTGGGCATATTAGTTGGTGTTTTAATCAGTCATATAGTTTTCAACGTAGTTTATCTTTAGAGATGATAATAGCTGGAATATTAGTATCCTCTATATTATTTATAACAAATATCGTTAAAGTTAAATCCAAGAAAGATAAGACTCCTGAGGTACAATTGTAAATATGTTAAAGAATTATGCTTACTCATCAAACGTCATTTTAGCTTTAGTTATTTTATTGCTTACTATATTAACTTTCTTAGGGGTGAAAAGCATTCCGTTTTCTTATATATGGCAATTTTAATGGTATATAATTATTGTTGGAGCTGTGTCAATTATTGGGAGTAAAAAATAATGAATTTAGAGTACATTTCATTAATACCCACTTATATCTTCTTGTCTAACTAGTCCTATTAATAGGAAAACAAAAATGTTAAGTACAATTAACTCTATTCAATCTAGTTTTTTTGCAGTATACGTGTATGTACTGTGTAATATAAAAAGATATGAATATAATTCTGTTACGTGGGTCAAATGCATGGAAAAATATATTTAAACATCGAACTGCTGTAGACCGTGTAAATGCTTATTTAAAGGAATATTTTCAACTCAATACTGTCTGTTATCGAACAGGCAAACGTGCAAAAGTTCATTTTGAGCTTGTAACACTTATTTACAATACTTCGAAATTAGCCTGTGATCGAATGAATATGTTATTAGCCCGCCAAGCCGCATAAACTGTCGGACTTGGATTACCGTTAAGTAAAATGATTGCAAATGCCCTTGGAGGAGATTTGATATTAGTAAAAAGCTCTGAAGAAGGAACGACCTATGGACAGCTAATCTTTTAGCTGTTTTTTTATGGTTAAGATCTATATGAGTCTTGGATACAAGGTATAATGGAAAACTATAAAGTCGAAAAGTCTTAGCTGAATCTTAAAACTTAAACCTGAATTATTCACAGAAATTCAGAAACTTATTATAACTTATGGATTACCAAGCCTTTTCGGCTTTATTGTAATTCATTAAAAAAATGAAAAAAGAATCCATTTCTGTTAAAGTTAAAGTAACCAAAACAAAAACCAAACAGAAAGGACTCTTTATATGGTTACTTTAACGCAAAAAACACTTGATTTCAATCATAAAATTAAATTGTCAAATGATGGAGGTTCTCTTTCCTCCGATACAGGTGAGTTTCTTTTTAGAGAATTCGATGAAAAAATTGGTTTTTCAAAGACTTTAGTTAAGTACTTGAGACTTAACGATTCAAGGAAATATTATCTTCATTCAAATGAAAACTTGTTACGTCAAAAAGTCTATCAAATCATTGCCGGGTATGCGGAAGATGATGCGGCTGATCAGTTGACTCATGATCCTGTGTTTAAGGAAATCATTGAAACTCCAACACTTGCTTCCCAGCCCAGTTTGTCTCGCTTTTATACACGATTTGATAAAGATTCAATTGAACAATTAAATCTGGCTAACCAAGAAATGCTTGATAAGATTCATTGTTTTCGACAATCGAAAGAGTTATTTATCGACTTGGATTCGACTCATTCGGATACATATGGGGACCAAGAATCTTCGTCATATAATACTCATTATGGCACGATGGGTTTTCATCCATTAGTCGCCTTTGATGGTGCGACTGGTGACTTTTTGAAAGCACAACTCCGTCCCGGAAATGTTTATACATCAAATGGTGTGGTGGAATTTATTCGGCCTCTCATTAAACATTATAACGAAATGTTTCCGGAAACTACCCTGTTTCTTCGTGGAGATAGTGGGTTTGCTGTTCCGGGATTATACGATCTGTGTGAAGAAGAATCTGTTTTGTATATTATTCGGTTGAAATCGAATTCACAACTACAAAGTTTAGCGAAGGAATACCATCCTTCTTCCGCACCTTTAGATGTTTCCAAGACGGAAACCTATTATGAAGAAACGATTTACCAAGCAAAATCATGGTCAAAACCAAGAAGGGTGATTATTCAATCGGTACGTCCTGCAGGTGAGCTGTTCTTTACCCATTCCTTTTTTGTTACTAACTTTGAATTAGCTTTTCCTCAAGATATCGTCCGAGCTTATCAAAAAAGAGGGACGATGGAAAACTATATCAAAGAAGCAAAAAATGGCTTTTACTTTGATCATATGAATAGCCACGCTTTTCTAGTGAACGAAGTAAAAATGATGTTAACACTTCTTGCATATAATTTGACCAATTGGTTACGAACTCTTTGTTTTCCGGAAGGTCAAAAAACTATGCAAATTGATACGATACGTACTCGGTTAATTAAAGCGGCAAGTAAAGTCGTGAAATCAGGCAGATCCCTTTACTTCAAACTATCATCGAGTTTTGTGTATCAAAATTTCTTTTGGGATGTACTGAATCGAATTCAAAAACTACAATTGGAATGACCAATAGAATACTTCTCATAACTGAAAAAAATAAATTTTTCAGTCAAGGGGGAAGTATGCCCAAAATACCAGAGTTGTTCTATTGAAAATTCAGTTATTTTATGAATTGGCTACGGTTCTTAATTAAATACCGTTATGTTCAACTAATTTAACAAATTTTATCAAATGGGATTTGTAGCTATGAATATTTCAGGTTAAATCAAAAATTAAAAAAATAACTCAAAGTCCTTCAATAAAGTGAAGGACTTTTCTTTATAATCGCCAATTTATTTCTTCTTGCCTTTTTTTTCTTTTTTCGGATTATCAATCATAAATGCAGTTTCTTCTTGATGGTCGTTACGAAGTTGTTCAATACTTGAGTTTTGAATTCCTTTTTTCGTCATTATCTTCACCACCTTATTAGTATCATTTAATTAATATCTACTCTCATAACTGATGACCGCATAGGGAAGGCTTCGTCAGCATAACCTATTAGCCGAAAAAAGTTTTTTCCGCGAACTCTAGTCTCTTGGTTGACTAAAGGATCTAGCCCTGACTTTTCATTATTATTTTGACTAAATCACAAATAAATCATGCATAGAAACCACTTCCAAAAATCTACAAATATTATTTTTGAAAATTTTATCGTGTTTCGCTTTTATTTATTTTATAATTTAACATGAACAATAATCTGATAAGGAAGAGGGGAAATCAAGTGTTTAAAAAGTTGATGGCAATCATACTTTCAGTGGCACTCATTTTAGGAATTACTCCGATGAAAAGTGATGCTGCGACAAAAAGATATATGACCGTTCATTTTATAAATGTCGGACAAGGTGATGCAATTTATATTAAAGGTCCTTATGGAGAAGATATACTTATTGACGGTGGAAACAACTCTAAAGGCAATGATGTTGTAAATTATTTAAAGAAACAAAAAGTAGATGATATTGAAGTTTTAATCGCAACACATCCCGATGCAGACCATATTGGTGGTTTAGATAATGTATTAAAGGCTTTTAAAGTTGAAAATATTTATGCGCCAAAAGTAAGCCATACGTCACAAACATATAAAGACTTTTTAACTGCGGTAAAAAATGAAAAGAAAACGATAAAGACTGCACAAAAGGGGGTAAAACTTTCAATTAAAGGAGTAACGGCTAGTTTTGTAGCTCCCGTGAAAGCATATAGTAAAAGTGATTTGAATAACTGGAGTGCCGTTGTTAAGATGACTTACGGAAAAAAATCATTTTTATTTACTGGCGATGCAGAGACAAAATCTGAAAAAGATATGATGAATTCGAAACAAAACTTAACAGCAAACGTTATTAAAATCGGTCACCATGGAGCGAAAACTTCAACAAGCCCAGAGTTCTTAAATAAGGTAAAGCCACAATATGCCATTATAAGTGATGGGAAAAACAATAGTTATGGCCATCCAACTTCTGAAGTGCTTAACCGATTGAAATCAGCAAAAGTAAATGTTTATCGGACGGATAAACAAGGGACCATTATTGCAAAAACTGACGGATCAACAATTGCATTTAATACGAAACCAGCTGTAACAAATTCAGCATCATCAACATCGAAATCAAAACCAACGACTAGTTATAAATTGACAGCGAGTTTAAATACGACGAAACCGAAACAATACGGAACAGTAAATTTAACGGTTAAAGGTTTACCAAGCGGCACAAATTATAAAGCAGTGTTTCATTATAAATCAACAAATACTACTTATTCAGGGAAAGTTGGCAAAACACTGCCTGTCAAAATTGGTAGAGCACTAAAAGGTTACCGTGTTACTATTGATGTAAGTGCCACATATAAAGGAAAGACATATAATACAACAACTTCTTTTGTACCTCAATAAGTTGTCGTACGAAATTGAACACTTATAATTGATTGTGACCGATGGAAGGAGAAAGAACTATTTTTGCATTGCACAAGTTGCATTAAGTTTTTCTATGAAATAGGCAAAGCTTTTAAGAAATCCGCATATGCTTGTTAAACTTAACGCCACTCGTTCAGTGCAAAACTAACTCCATTGAAATGATTTCAACTATTTTTTACTACTTAAGAAAATATTGTTATAAGCAGGTGTTCGGAATGAAACTTATACTTGATCGATTTGAAGGAAGTTTAGCGGTCTGTGAAACAGAATCAGGTGAAATGATTGATATTGAAAAGGGATATCTTCCGAAAAATGTAAAAGTCGGTGATGTGATTATCTTTGAAAATAACACCTATACAATCGATCAGAGTGAAACAGAGAAACGTCGGAAGGAAATTGAAGACTTAATGGCGGAGCTTTGGGAAGACTAAGAATTTTTATAAAATCGACTTCTTTAAAAAGAATAGTGAAGCAGGGACAAAAGTATTCCAGCTATAGGAAAACCCGAACTTTTCATGCGAATGATCATTTGGAGTTTCGCAATTGCTCGGGTTTTTTATATGTATTGTTATTTTAAAGGGAATTTATTTGCCGCTTCCAAAGGGCAATCCGACTCATTTTATCCAATTCTTGTCATAATAACTTTGTCTAATTTTTAACAGATAAATAAAACCGCCTGAAGTGTTTTGTAAACATGTTACGATAGTAATGTAATGATAGTTTACTATTTTAAAAGGATGAAATGGATATGATGATATTCTTTATGCTTGGAGGTATTTAAATGAGGGTAAAGAACACAGTGGACGATTTAACTAAATTCACAATTTTGTCACACTTAACAGATGAAGGATTGGAAAGGGTTAAAAAGCAATTATTCCAACGTACGTATAAAAAAAATCAATTATTATTTACTGTTGGTGACCCCCGAGAACGAATCTACCTTTTAAGTAAAGGTTATGTCAAGTTAGAAAAGACGAATGCTGATGCCACTATGCTCTATTTAGATTATGTAAAGCCCCATGACTTATTCCCCTATGGCGGTATGTTTAAAGATACTTACTATCATTACGCTGCATATGCATTAACAGATATTATGGTTTATTATATACCTACTACTATATTTGAAGAGCTCGTACAGACAAATAAAGAGCAGTTACTTTACATTGTAAACCGCTTATCAAGGATTTTAGAACAGCATGAAAGAAGATTGCAAACAGTTACAACATCGAACGTAAAAGACAAAGTAGAACAATCTATCACCTATTTATTAGAAGGATTTGGCATTCCAAAAGAAAATGATGTTGTCATTGATGTGCCGATGACAATCACTGAAATCGCAAAAATATCTGGTACATCAAGAGAAACGGTGTCCCATGTGTTTAAAGACTTACGCTGCGATGGATTGCTGACAATGGAAGGACGTCAAATAATCATTCATGATGTGAATTATTTTAAAGATAAAGTGCAGTGAGTTTTATAATTTGTTATCTTAAATGTTTATTTATATGTATATTCATGTGCTTACGTGAATCGACTTAAAAACTCGAAATCATGTAGGCGCTTTCTATTTTGTGAAATATACCACGGAAACGGTGTGAATCTATCCACAGTAATGATGTGATGGTAGCGCACCTCATTATGTAACCGCCACCATAATGGAGGCAAGAGAAATTTCATATTTAACTTGTTAGCGCCTTCACAACAACAAAACTTCAATTCTATTAAGATAATAACTGTAAGAAGCATTTCATAATTTTTAAGGAGGGTATTCAATTGAAACATCCACTTCATATTACTTCTGAAATTGGTGAATTAAAAACAGTTTTGCTACATCGTCCAGGTGAAGAAGTTGAAAATCTTACCCCAGAATATTTACACAGATTATTATTTGATGATATCCCATACTTACCGATTATTCAAAAAGAGCATGATTACTTTGCTTCTACCTTAAAAAATCGAGGAATTGAAGTGCTCTATTTAACAACATTATTAACGGAGGCACTTTACACCGATGACATTAAAAAACAATTTGTTACTGATCTATTGACTGAATCACGTGTTAGTGTAAATGGTTCTTTTACTAATTTATATGAATACTTATTCTCGTATGACACTGAAGAAATGATTAAAAAAATTATGGCTGGTGTTCGTAAGTCGGAAATTGAGACAAAAAAGAAAACACATCTATATGAAATGTTAGAAGACCATTATCCATTTTATCTAGATCCGATGCCAAATTTATATTTCACAAGGGACCCAGCTGCTACTATTGGGAATGGATTAACAATTAATCGAATGAGGGAACCAGCTAGACGACGTGAATCATTATTTATGAAATATATAATAAAATATCATCCACGTTTTGCTAGTCATGATATTCCTATATGGTTTAACCGAGATTTTGATTATCCGATGGAAGGAGGAGACGAACTCGTATTATCTAAAGATACAATTGCCATTGGTATCAGTGCAAGAACAGCGGCGAAAGCAATTGAACGTTTTGCACTAAATGTGTTTAATCGTGAAAGTGATATTAAACGAGTTGTAGCTGTAGAGATTCCAAAATCAAGAGCGTTTATGCACTTAGATACTGTGTTTACAATGGTTGACTATGATAAATTTACCATTCACCCTGCAATTCAAGGACCAGAAGGAAACATGAATATATATATTCTTGAAAAAGGTCCGAATGAAGAAACGGTTAAAATTACACATAAAACAAACTTAATGGAAACATTGGCAGAAGTATTAGGGCTAAAAGAAGTTGCACTAATTCCTTGTGGTGGTGGTGATGTGATTGCTGCTCCGAGAGAACAATGGAATGATGGATCAAATACATTAGCCATTGCTCCAGGTGTAGTTGTAACTTACGATCGGAACTATGTATCGAATAGGCTACTAAGAGAACATGGTATTGAAGTTATCGAAGTTCTAAGCTCGGAATTATCAAGAGGACGTGGGGGCCCTCGTTGTATGAGTATGCCCCTTGTTCGTAACGACATCTAAAAGAAAGACAAGTTTAACAATGCTGATAAATAGGTACATGTTGCTATTTATCAGCATTATAAAAATTTTTGCCAAATTAGGAGGATTACTATGTCTGCCACCGAAACGAGTCCATTAGCAGGAAAAAGCTTCTTAAAATTAAAAGATTTCACAGGAGAAGAAATCAATTATTTAATAGATTTAGCTGCTGATTTAAAGGAGAAAAAGAAAGTCGGTATCCCTCATCGTTATATGGAAGGACAGAATGTTGCATTACTTTTTGAAAAACCATCAACAAGAACTCGTTGTGCATTTACTGTTGCATGTGTTGATTTAGGGGCACATCCTGAATATTTAGGGAAAAATGATATACAATTTGGCAAGAAAGAATCGATTCGTGATACAGCAATTGTACTAGGTCGGATGTTTGATGGAATTGAATTTAGAGGATTTGATCAATCAACGGTAGAGGCTTTATCAGAATATTCCGGTGTGCCCGTTTGGAATGGACTAACTAATGAATTCCATCCGACACAAATTTTAGCTGACTTTTTAACAATTAAAGAAAATATTGGCCACCTAAAAGGTGTA
Proteins encoded:
- a CDS encoding Crp/Fnr family transcriptional regulator; the encoded protein is MRVKNTVDDLTKFTILSHLTDEGLERVKKQLFQRTYKKNQLLFTVGDPRERIYLLSKGYVKLEKTNADATMLYLDYVKPHDLFPYGGMFKDTYYHYAAYALTDIMVYYIPTTIFEELVQTNKEQLLYIVNRLSRILEQHERRLQTVTTSNVKDKVEQSITYLLEGFGIPKENDVVIDVPMTITEIAKISGTSRETVSHVFKDLRCDGLLTMEGRQIIIHDVNYFKDKVQ
- a CDS encoding DUF3006 domain-containing protein, producing the protein MKLILDRFEGSLAVCETESGEMIDIEKGYLPKNVKVGDVIIFENNTYTIDQSETEKRRKEIEDLMAELWED
- the arcA gene encoding arginine deiminase yields the protein MKHPLHITSEIGELKTVLLHRPGEEVENLTPEYLHRLLFDDIPYLPIIQKEHDYFASTLKNRGIEVLYLTTLLTEALYTDDIKKQFVTDLLTESRVSVNGSFTNLYEYLFSYDTEEMIKKIMAGVRKSEIETKKKTHLYEMLEDHYPFYLDPMPNLYFTRDPAATIGNGLTINRMREPARRRESLFMKYIIKYHPRFASHDIPIWFNRDFDYPMEGGDELVLSKDTIAIGISARTAAKAIERFALNVFNRESDIKRVVAVEIPKSRAFMHLDTVFTMVDYDKFTIHPAIQGPEGNMNIYILEKGPNEETVKITHKTNLMETLAEVLGLKEVALIPCGGGDVIAAPREQWNDGSNTLAIAPGVVVTYDRNYVSNRLLREHGIEVIEVLSSELSRGRGGPRCMSMPLVRNDI
- a CDS encoding IS1380-like element ISBco1 family transposase — protein: MVTLTQKTLDFNHKIKLSNDGGSLSSDTGEFLFREFDEKIGFSKTLVKYLRLNDSRKYYLHSNENLLRQKVYQIIAGYAEDDAADQLTHDPVFKEIIETPTLASQPSLSRFYTRFDKDSIEQLNLANQEMLDKIHCFRQSKELFIDLDSTHSDTYGDQESSSYNTHYGTMGFHPLVAFDGATGDFLKAQLRPGNVYTSNGVVEFIRPLIKHYNEMFPETTLFLRGDSGFAVPGLYDLCEEESVLYIIRLKSNSQLQSLAKEYHPSSAPLDVSKTETYYEETIYQAKSWSKPRRVIIQSVRPAGELFFTHSFFVTNFELAFPQDIVRAYQKRGTMENYIKEAKNGFYFDHMNSHAFLVNEVKMMLTLLAYNLTNWLRTLCFPEGQKTMQIDTIRTRLIKAASKVVKSGRSLYFKLSSSFVYQNFFWDVLNRIQKLQLE
- the istB gene encoding IS21-like element helper ATPase IstB, translating into MDKRQEIIELCKELRLPSIRRMVNDESNFKKPDEAFEVLLQVLHQEHSDRLIRSKQNRIRTANFPQKKLLEELVESSLPDQARQKLPYLKTLKFIEEGQNVIFTGSPGTGKSHISIALGIEACLAGYKVFFATVPSLINQLKEYKSERTLRSFELKFERYDLVIIDELGYISFDKEGAELLFTHLSLRAGRKSTIITSNLPFLKWQEIFHDPVLTAALTDRLTHKSHVINMNGPSFRMKETKAWMNLNKFEVAQN